In a single window of the Halomicroarcula saliterrae genome:
- a CDS encoding HTH domain-containing protein, with translation MSHNTKLSVYLRSPVPEGTEQRQNSVLGRVDSLRRQAFVDEVAVTYWQRLSTGVDPKESSDIEALERWAADNGCTLAPTLDRHDRHSVFLGSDSVVTLPVVCVAYWEDDELRGVFPHVGPCGHCTVADGLDRVESALRSGEPLAHTGA, from the coding sequence ATGAGTCACAACACGAAGTTGTCGGTGTATCTCCGCTCGCCGGTCCCTGAAGGGACCGAACAGCGTCAAAACAGCGTTCTCGGGCGGGTCGATTCGCTCCGCCGGCAGGCGTTCGTCGACGAGGTCGCGGTCACGTACTGGCAGCGCCTGTCGACGGGGGTCGACCCGAAGGAGAGCTCGGACATCGAAGCGCTGGAACGGTGGGCCGCCGACAACGGCTGTACGCTCGCGCCGACGCTCGACCGTCACGACCGACACAGCGTGTTCCTCGGGAGCGACTCCGTCGTGACGCTTCCGGTCGTCTGTGTGGCCTACTGGGAGGACGACGAACTCCGCGGGGTCTTCCCGCACGTCGGCCCGTGTGGCCACTGTACCGTCGCCGACGGGCTCGACAGAGTCGAATCGGCGCTACGCAGCGGCGAACCGCTGGCGCACACGGGGGCCTAG
- a CDS encoding HTH domain-containing protein, translating into MPTTECPQTRRAELFVRSDLPTPSEQRRAAIENRLSQLRDVSAIDEFGTTVWAKRVPVGDEDCPERGRYDEFVDWATDAGASLAPFFDTRLCYSWETGRKRTELVMPALCLAIYEDDELVQVAPFARGGTPHSIEDCLDDLDASGAPMPAGGMTFSTAD; encoded by the coding sequence ATGCCCACCACAGAGTGTCCACAGACGCGCCGAGCGGAACTGTTCGTCAGGTCGGACCTGCCGACACCGTCGGAGCAACGCCGAGCAGCCATCGAGAACCGACTGTCCCAGCTCCGGGACGTGAGTGCCATCGACGAGTTCGGGACGACCGTCTGGGCAAAGCGCGTCCCGGTCGGGGACGAGGACTGCCCGGAGCGGGGCCGCTACGACGAGTTCGTCGACTGGGCCACCGACGCCGGGGCCTCGCTGGCGCCCTTCTTCGACACCCGCCTCTGTTACAGCTGGGAGACCGGCCGGAAGCGCACCGAACTCGTCATGCCGGCGCTGTGTCTGGCCATCTACGAGGACGACGAACTAGTTCAGGTCGCCCCCTTCGCCCGCGGCGGCACGCCACACTCCATCGAGGACTGTCTCGACGACCTCGATGCGAGCGGGGCACCGATGCCGGCCGGCGGAATGACCTTTTCGACCGCGGACTGA
- a CDS encoding DUF7547 family protein, with translation MSDAEDDVTALLGELVRTLQDLQTEVEPRTDSGRPRPPTPGELLRFTSDVTIPAAILVLKTNIEALKLLRRALRLAEGRPATASTPKGVQERASDLSRATLARLDDALTDIQGAVEGRPDDEEARELLSEARQLRADLAEQLSSDGDNSVPTEGTEVPVDVDAELQSIKDDIDDVSDGPDDTGD, from the coding sequence ATGAGCGACGCAGAGGACGACGTCACTGCCCTGCTGGGGGAACTCGTCAGGACGCTACAGGACCTGCAGACGGAGGTCGAGCCACGGACCGACAGCGGCCGCCCGCGGCCGCCGACACCCGGGGAGTTGCTCCGCTTTACCAGCGACGTGACGATTCCGGCCGCCATTCTCGTGTTGAAGACCAACATCGAGGCGCTGAAGCTGCTCCGCCGGGCGCTCAGGCTCGCCGAGGGGCGGCCGGCGACGGCGTCGACCCCGAAGGGAGTACAGGAGCGCGCGTCGGACCTGAGCCGGGCGACACTCGCTCGGCTGGACGACGCGCTCACCGACATTCAGGGGGCCGTCGAGGGCCGACCGGACGACGAGGAGGCCCGCGAGCTCCTATCGGAAGCGCGCCAGCTCCGGGCGGACCTCGCCGAGCAACTGTCCAGCGACGGGGATAATTCAGTCCCAACGGAGGGGACGGAGGTTCCGGTGGACGTCGACGCGGAGCTCCAGTCGATAAAGGACGACATCGACGACGTGAGTGACGGACCCGACGACACCGGCGACTGA
- the dpsA gene encoding DNA starvation/stationary phase protection protein DpsA — protein sequence MATQEHVSREFGTVEENDLRLDVEKAEQVIDALNQDLADTYVLYHQVKKHHWNVEGAEFRDLHLFLGEAAEHLEEGADELAERAQALGGTPISGPAAQEEHASVEYEGQDIYDIRTSLEHDLGVYGDIIESTRDHIELAENLGDHATAQILREILVQVEEDAHHIEHYLAGDTLVMD from the coding sequence ATGGCTACGCAAGAACACGTCAGTCGCGAGTTCGGAACCGTCGAAGAGAACGACCTCCGGCTCGACGTAGAGAAGGCAGAGCAGGTTATCGACGCCCTGAACCAGGACCTGGCGGACACCTACGTCCTCTACCATCAGGTGAAAAAGCACCACTGGAACGTCGAGGGCGCGGAGTTCCGCGACCTCCACCTGTTCCTCGGTGAGGCGGCCGAACACCTCGAAGAAGGTGCCGACGAACTCGCGGAACGCGCACAGGCGCTCGGCGGAACGCCCATCTCCGGCCCGGCCGCACAGGAAGAACACGCCTCGGTCGAGTACGAGGGCCAGGACATCTACGACATCCGCACGTCGCTCGAACACGACCTCGGAGTGTACGGCGACATCATCGAATCGACGCGCGACCACATCGAACTCGCCGAGAACCTCGGGGACCACGCGACGGCCCAGATACTCCGGGAGATTCTGGTTCAGGTCGAAGAGGACGCCCACCACATCGAGCACTACCTCGCGGGCGACACGCTCGTGATGGACTAG
- the acs gene encoding acetate--CoA ligase alpha subunit — MGRLSTLFGPERVAVIGASESEGSVGRAITENLLASYDGEVLAVNPNADEVLGLPCHDDIGDVDSPGSIDVAVVVVPPHIAVDAIRQSGEVGIGNVVVITAGFGETGSDGAARERELREVAEEYDLNLVGPNSLGVMSTPKGLNATFGNEMATEGDVSFMSQSGAFVTAVLDWAAERDVGFKDIVSLGNKAILDEGDFVAEWGDDPDTDVILGYLEDIDDGEEFIRTAREVTQDTPIVLVKSGRTDAGASAAASHTGAMAGSERAYEAGLEQAGTLRVESVQELFDYAQILSGQPLPDGEEIAIVTNAGGPGVMTTDAVGDSDLSLAEFTDETFEELRETMPEAANIYNPVDIIGDAPAERFEQALETVLSDENVSMAVVVACPTAVLSFEKLAEVVVEQQQESGLPVATTLMGGKSVGAGQEILTEAGIPQYFDPARAVGSLDALTEYRNISEREFEAPERFDVDRDRAREILQSASRRETNRLGVEAMDLLDAYGIPTPQGAVVDSPGEAAAVAEEIGEEVVMKIVSPDILHKSDIGGVEVGVPPEEVRDTYEDLVVRARNYQSDATILGVQVQEMVDLDSGTETILGMNRDPQFGPLLLFGLGGIFVEVLEDTTVRVAPVSEPEAREMLDDIESAPLLQGARGRDPVDETALVETVQRLSQLVTDFPAIVELDINPLVATPDGVQAVDLRLTLDQEEL, encoded by the coding sequence ATGGGACGATTATCGACGCTGTTTGGGCCGGAACGGGTCGCCGTGATCGGCGCGTCAGAATCCGAGGGTTCTGTCGGTCGCGCCATCACGGAAAACCTGCTTGCATCGTACGACGGCGAGGTTCTCGCGGTCAATCCGAACGCCGACGAGGTCCTCGGACTCCCGTGTCACGACGATATCGGAGACGTCGACTCCCCCGGGAGCATCGACGTGGCCGTCGTCGTCGTGCCGCCACACATCGCCGTCGATGCCATCCGCCAGTCGGGCGAGGTCGGCATCGGGAACGTCGTCGTCATCACCGCCGGGTTCGGCGAGACCGGTAGCGACGGGGCCGCCCGCGAGCGGGAACTCCGCGAGGTGGCAGAGGAGTACGACCTCAACCTCGTCGGTCCCAACAGCCTCGGCGTCATGTCGACGCCGAAAGGACTCAACGCTACCTTCGGCAACGAGATGGCCACCGAGGGGGACGTCTCCTTCATGAGCCAGTCCGGGGCCTTCGTGACGGCCGTGCTGGACTGGGCCGCCGAACGCGACGTGGGATTCAAGGATATCGTCTCGCTCGGCAACAAGGCCATTCTCGACGAGGGCGACTTCGTCGCCGAGTGGGGGGACGACCCGGACACCGACGTGATTCTGGGCTATCTGGAAGATATCGACGACGGCGAGGAGTTCATCCGCACCGCGCGCGAGGTGACACAGGACACGCCCATCGTCCTCGTCAAGTCCGGCCGGACCGACGCGGGTGCCTCCGCCGCCGCTTCCCACACGGGCGCGATGGCCGGCTCCGAACGCGCCTACGAGGCCGGGCTCGAACAGGCCGGCACCCTCCGCGTCGAATCGGTCCAGGAGCTGTTCGACTACGCCCAGATACTGTCGGGCCAGCCCCTGCCCGACGGCGAGGAGATCGCCATCGTCACGAACGCCGGCGGCCCGGGCGTGATGACGACCGACGCCGTCGGCGACTCCGACCTGTCGCTCGCGGAGTTCACCGACGAGACCTTCGAGGAGCTCCGCGAGACGATGCCCGAAGCGGCGAACATCTACAACCCGGTCGACATCATCGGCGACGCGCCGGCCGAGCGCTTCGAGCAGGCACTGGAGACGGTGCTTTCCGACGAGAACGTCTCGATGGCCGTCGTCGTCGCCTGCCCGACCGCCGTGCTCTCCTTCGAGAAGCTCGCGGAGGTCGTCGTCGAGCAGCAACAGGAAAGCGGTCTGCCGGTCGCGACGACGCTGATGGGCGGGAAGTCCGTCGGCGCCGGCCAGGAGATACTCACCGAGGCCGGTATCCCGCAGTACTTCGACCCCGCCCGCGCCGTCGGGAGCCTAGACGCCCTGACCGAGTATCGGAACATCTCGGAACGCGAGTTCGAGGCGCCCGAGCGCTTCGACGTGGACCGCGACCGCGCCCGGGAGATACTCCAGTCAGCGAGCCGTCGAGAGACGAACCGTCTGGGCGTCGAGGCGATGGACCTGCTCGACGCCTACGGCATCCCGACCCCGCAGGGGGCCGTCGTGGACTCCCCGGGCGAAGCGGCGGCCGTCGCCGAGGAGATCGGCGAGGAAGTCGTGATGAAAATCGTCAGCCCGGATATCCTCCACAAGTCCGACATCGGCGGCGTGGAGGTCGGCGTCCCGCCCGAGGAGGTCCGGGACACCTACGAGGACCTCGTCGTCCGCGCGCGGAACTACCAGTCTGACGCCACTATCCTGGGCGTGCAGGTCCAGGAGATGGTCGACCTCGACTCGGGGACCGAGACCATCCTCGGCATGAACCGGGACCCGCAGTTCGGCCCGCTACTGCTCTTTGGCCTCGGTGGTATTTTCGTGGAGGTGCTCGAAGACACGACCGTCAGGGTCGCACCAGTCAGCGAACCCGAAGCCAGAGAGATGCTCGACGATATCGAATCCGCGCCGCTGCTGCAGGGAGCTCGCGGCCGTGACCCGGTCGACGAGACGGCCCTCGTCGAGACGGTCCAGCGGCTCTCACAGCTCGTCACGGACTTCCCGGCTATCGTCGAACTGGACATCAACCCGCTCGTCGCGACGCCAGACGGCGTGCAGGCGGTCGACCTGCGGCTCACGCTCGACCAGGAGGAACTATGA
- a CDS encoding phosphotransacetylase family protein has protein sequence MTDTLLVTSIEEGIGKTAITLALGKAAKEAGKTVGYMKPKGTRLQSAVGKTRDEDPMLARELLDLDAEMHEMEPIVYSPTFISEAVRGRENPAELRERVVENFEALSADTDLMMVEGSDRLDTGGIVDLTDADIAEALDARVMLVCGYGTTGDADKVLAAADQLGDRLDGVLFNGVTDSAMDELVDDVMPFLESHDVPVYGALPRVQDLAGITIGELARSLGADVLTNEASTDTHIERFTVGAMGGNKALDQFRRTRDAVMVSGGDRSEVQTAALEASGIKALLLTGGFRPASAVLGRAEEENVPILLVQSDTRTTIDRVEDVLHSGRTRDPDTVTRMQGLLADGVDVDSLLGLSE, from the coding sequence ATGACCGACACGCTACTCGTCACATCAATCGAAGAAGGAATCGGCAAGACAGCTATCACCCTCGCTCTGGGTAAAGCAGCGAAGGAGGCCGGCAAGACGGTCGGCTACATGAAACCGAAGGGGACCCGGCTCCAGAGCGCGGTCGGGAAGACGCGCGACGAGGACCCGATGCTCGCCCGCGAGCTACTCGACCTCGACGCCGAGATGCACGAGATGGAGCCCATCGTCTACTCGCCGACGTTCATCAGCGAGGCCGTCCGGGGCCGCGAGAACCCGGCCGAGCTTCGCGAGCGGGTCGTCGAGAACTTCGAGGCGCTGTCGGCCGACACCGACCTCATGATGGTCGAGGGCAGCGACCGGCTCGACACCGGCGGTATCGTCGACCTCACGGACGCCGACATCGCCGAGGCGCTCGACGCCCGCGTGATGCTCGTCTGTGGCTACGGGACGACCGGCGACGCGGACAAGGTGCTGGCCGCGGCCGACCAGCTCGGCGACCGCCTCGACGGCGTGCTGTTCAACGGCGTCACCGACTCGGCGATGGACGAACTCGTCGACGACGTCATGCCGTTCCTGGAGAGCCACGACGTTCCCGTCTACGGCGCGCTGCCGCGGGTTCAGGACCTCGCCGGTATCACCATCGGGGAGCTCGCCCGGAGCCTCGGTGCGGACGTGCTCACGAACGAGGCGTCGACGGACACCCACATCGAGCGGTTCACCGTCGGCGCGATGGGCGGCAACAAGGCGCTGGACCAGTTCCGCCGGACCCGGGACGCCGTGATGGTCAGCGGCGGCGACCGCTCGGAGGTCCAGACCGCCGCGCTGGAGGCGTCGGGTATCAAGGCGCTCCTGCTCACCGGTGGGTTCCGCCCGGCCAGCGCCGTGCTGGGCCGCGCCGAGGAGGAGAACGTCCCCATCCTGCTCGTCCAGTCGGACACCCGGACCACCATCGACCGCGTCGAGGACGTGCTCCACTCCGGCCGGACCCGCGACCCGGACACCGTCACCCGGATGCAGGGGTTGCTCGCCGACGGCGTCGACGTGGATTCGCTGCTCGGGCTCTCCGAGTAG
- the bioB gene encoding biotin synthase BioB, producing MVYETGNRTVDDAVTRVLDGERLGRREGLALIAQPVDALAAGADYVRSQLGDGTVDACSIVNAKAGNCAEDCGFCAQSVHFDTGIDNYGFLGPEKILEAAKRAERDGSQRFGIVLAEKGVSKEQRPEEWEEVLEAIRLVRDETDVEVDASLGILTEEEAAILADEGLNHYNHNIETSPRYFPEIVQSHSFEDRVATLEVAKDAGMDLCAGVILGMGESPTDRVDAAMALQDIGVSSLPVNILNPVEGTPLAERGLPDITTEEVVKTIAVYRLLHPEARVRLTGGREVNLDTDGQVAALEAGADGILTGDYLTTEGQSPADDIEIVEEAGLEPNTDTNEFDPERVKERGEEAAAPETAAGSAQSKSELQSDD from the coding sequence GTGGTTTACGAGACGGGCAACCGAACGGTAGACGACGCGGTCACACGCGTACTGGATGGCGAACGACTCGGCCGCCGGGAGGGGCTGGCGCTCATCGCCCAGCCCGTCGACGCCCTGGCCGCGGGCGCGGACTACGTCCGCTCGCAGCTGGGCGACGGCACCGTCGACGCCTGTTCCATCGTGAACGCCAAGGCCGGCAACTGCGCGGAGGACTGTGGGTTCTGTGCCCAGTCGGTCCACTTCGACACCGGCATCGACAACTACGGCTTCCTCGGTCCGGAGAAGATTCTGGAGGCCGCAAAGCGGGCCGAGCGCGACGGGTCACAGCGCTTCGGTATCGTCCTCGCCGAGAAGGGCGTCTCGAAGGAGCAACGCCCCGAGGAGTGGGAGGAGGTACTCGAAGCCATCCGGCTGGTCCGGGACGAGACTGATGTAGAGGTCGACGCCTCGCTGGGCATCCTCACGGAGGAGGAGGCCGCGATTCTGGCCGACGAGGGGTTGAACCACTACAACCACAACATCGAGACCTCCCCGCGGTACTTCCCGGAAATCGTCCAGAGCCACAGCTTCGAGGACCGCGTGGCGACGCTGGAAGTCGCGAAAGACGCGGGCATGGACCTCTGTGCCGGCGTCATCCTCGGGATGGGCGAGTCACCGACCGACCGCGTCGACGCGGCGATGGCGCTACAGGACATCGGCGTCTCCTCGCTTCCGGTGAACATCCTCAACCCCGTCGAGGGGACGCCCCTGGCCGAGCGGGGCCTCCCCGACATCACGACCGAGGAGGTGGTAAAGACCATCGCGGTCTACCGGCTCCTCCACCCGGAGGCCCGCGTGCGCCTCACCGGCGGCCGCGAGGTCAACCTCGACACGGACGGACAGGTCGCCGCCCTGGAGGCGGGCGCCGACGGTATCCTCACTGGCGACTATCTGACGACGGAGGGCCAGTCGCCCGCCGACGACATCGAAATCGTCGAGGAAGCCGGGCTGGAGCCAAACACCGACACCAACGAGTTCGACCCCGAGCGGGTCAAAGAGCGGGGCGAGGAGGCAGCGGCGCCGGAGACCGCGGCCGGTAGCGCCCAGAGCAAGTCCGAGCTCCAGTCCGACGACTGA
- a CDS encoding formate/nitrite transporter family protein, with amino-acid sequence MAESSESAQAEGEDILDIEIRRGLSELQRPTTGLSLSGLSAGLDIGFGPLLMGVLLTTAGVAGTGELTKELLLAFAYGVGFILVVLGRSELFTEHTALAVLPVLDRQATVRRLTRLWIIVYVSNLVGAVLFGGLIVAVGPTIGIVEPSVLVELARVYTDQPAVGLLGGGVLAGWLMGLLSWLVAGADSTTARLLVVWLIAAAIGIAHLPHCIAGSVEVTSGVLVSPELGPMAFGRFLGLSTVGNAVGGTVFVSLLKYGHVVRSGPTARDFREE; translated from the coding sequence GTGGCTGAATCTTCGGAGTCGGCACAGGCCGAGGGCGAGGACATCCTCGACATCGAGATACGGCGAGGGCTGAGCGAACTACAGCGACCGACGACGGGGCTCTCGCTGTCCGGGCTCTCCGCGGGGCTGGATATCGGCTTCGGCCCGCTGTTGATGGGGGTGCTCCTGACCACAGCCGGCGTTGCTGGCACCGGTGAACTGACGAAGGAGCTGCTGCTCGCTTTCGCCTACGGGGTCGGATTCATCCTCGTCGTGCTGGGCCGCTCGGAACTGTTCACCGAGCACACGGCGCTCGCGGTGTTGCCGGTGCTCGACCGTCAGGCGACCGTGCGCCGACTGACACGGCTCTGGATAATCGTCTACGTGAGCAACCTCGTCGGCGCGGTCCTCTTCGGTGGGCTCATCGTCGCGGTCGGGCCGACCATCGGCATCGTCGAACCGTCGGTGCTCGTCGAACTGGCGCGGGTGTACACGGACCAGCCGGCAGTCGGCCTGCTCGGCGGCGGCGTGCTGGCGGGCTGGTTGATGGGGCTGCTCTCCTGGCTCGTCGCGGGCGCGGACAGCACCACTGCGCGGTTACTCGTCGTCTGGCTCATCGCGGCCGCTATCGGCATCGCGCATCTCCCGCACTGCATCGCCGGCTCGGTCGAGGTGACCTCCGGGGTGCTCGTCAGTCCGGAACTGGGTCCGATGGCGTTCGGCCGCTTCCTCGGGCTCTCGACCGTGGGCAACGCCGTCGGCGGCACGGTGTTCGTGTCGCTGCTGAAGTACGGGCACGTCGTCCGGAGCGGGCCGACGGCTCGGGATTTCCGGGAGGAGTGA